Proteins encoded within one genomic window of Oncorhynchus nerka isolate Pitt River linkage group LG17, Oner_Uvic_2.0, whole genome shotgun sequence:
- the cimap1d gene encoding outer dense fiber protein 3-like protein 2b isoform X3, translating to MGEEVKKRPIIAGREKGPGPGRYALPPTIGFIGHDFTKPTSPAYSFHGRMSNNLYGVDSSPGPRYYIDAKITRFGRDGNPAYSMLGRVRGSSTGHFQTPGPGAYSPENAPPCNTQRRPPSYTMGSRTRYRTIDSVPAPNKYCLPALMGPQVPTKPASASYTMSGHCKLGGPSEDLAKTPGPGRYNSTDPSVYLPRQPAFSMLGRHGFPNDATLKPGPGTHNPEKVTVHKPRAPAFSLGIRHSEFVTPLVVNVAD from the exons ATGGGGGAGGAGGTGAAAAAGCGCCCCATCATTGCTGGCAGAGAGAAAG GGCCAGGACCGGGGCGTTACGCTCTGCCACCAACTATTGGTTTCATCGGCCATGACTTCACCAAGCCAACCAGCCCTGCTTACTCATTCCACGGCAGAATGAGCAACAACT TGTACGGTGTTGACTCCAGTCCTGGGCCTCGGTATTACATTGATGCAAAAATCACCCGTTTCGGCAGGGATGGCAACCCCGCATACTCCATGTTGGGCAGAGTGAGAGGATCATCAA CAGGGCATTTCCAGACTCCTGGACCTGGGGCATACAGCCCTGAGAATGCTCCTCCATGCAACACCCAGCGCAGACCCCCATCCTACACTATGGGCTCCCGCACTCGCTACCGTACCATCGACTCAGTCCCTGCCCCCAACAAGTACTGTCTTCCTGCTCTCATGGGCCCCCAGGTTCCCACCAAGCCAGCCAGTGCCAGCTACACCATGTCAGGGCACTGCAAATTAGGGGGTCCCTCAGAAGACCTGGCCAAGACCCCAGGCCCTGGTAGATACAACAGTACAGATCCAAGTGTCTACCTGCCCAGGCAACCTGCTTTCTCCATGCTAGGTCGCCATGGCTTTCCCAACGATGCCACTCTGAAGCCTGGCCCTGGAACTCATAATCCTGAGAAGGTGACTGTCCACAAGCCCCGGGCTCCTGCCTTCTCTCTGGGCATCAGACACTCTGAATTTGTCACCCCACTGGTGGTCAATGTAGCTGACTGA
- the cimap1d gene encoding outer dense fiber protein 3-like protein 2b isoform X1 has protein sequence MGEEVKKRPIIAGREKGPGPGRYALPPTIGFIGHDFTKPTSPAYSFHGRMSNNLYGVDSSPGPRYYIDAKITRFGRDGNPAYSMLGRVRGSSSKFPSTSAGHFQTPGPGAYSPENAPPCNTQRRPPSYTMGSRTRYRTIDSVPAPNKYCLPALMGPQVPTKPASASYTMSGHCKLGGPSEDLAKTPGPGRYNSTDPSVYLPRQPAFSMLGRHGFPNDATLKPGPGTHNPEKVTVHKPRAPAFSLGIRHSEFVTPLVVNVAD, from the exons ATGGGGGAGGAGGTGAAAAAGCGCCCCATCATTGCTGGCAGAGAGAAAG GGCCAGGACCGGGGCGTTACGCTCTGCCACCAACTATTGGTTTCATCGGCCATGACTTCACCAAGCCAACCAGCCCTGCTTACTCATTCCACGGCAGAATGAGCAACAACT TGTACGGTGTTGACTCCAGTCCTGGGCCTCGGTATTACATTGATGCAAAAATCACCCGTTTCGGCAGGGATGGCAACCCCGCATACTCCATGTTGGGCAGAGTGAGAGGATCATCAAGTAAGTTCCCATCAACTTCAG CAGGGCATTTCCAGACTCCTGGACCTGGGGCATACAGCCCTGAGAATGCTCCTCCATGCAACACCCAGCGCAGACCCCCATCCTACACTATGGGCTCCCGCACTCGCTACCGTACCATCGACTCAGTCCCTGCCCCCAACAAGTACTGTCTTCCTGCTCTCATGGGCCCCCAGGTTCCCACCAAGCCAGCCAGTGCCAGCTACACCATGTCAGGGCACTGCAAATTAGGGGGTCCCTCAGAAGACCTGGCCAAGACCCCAGGCCCTGGTAGATACAACAGTACAGATCCAAGTGTCTACCTGCCCAGGCAACCTGCTTTCTCCATGCTAGGTCGCCATGGCTTTCCCAACGATGCCACTCTGAAGCCTGGCCCTGGAACTCATAATCCTGAGAAGGTGACTGTCCACAAGCCCCGGGCTCCTGCCTTCTCTCTGGGCATCAGACACTCTGAATTTGTCACCCCACTGGTGGTCAATGTAGCTGACTGA
- the cks2 gene encoding cyclin-dependent kinases regulatory subunit 2, with protein sequence MSKKQIYYSDKYTDEAFEYRHVMLPKQLSKLVPTSHLMTEDEWRGLGVQQSQGWIHYMIHKPEPHILLFRRPLPKD encoded by the exons ATGTCGAAGAAACAAATTTACTACTCTGACAAGTACACAGATGAAGCATTTGAGTACAG GCATGTTATGCTCCCGAAACAGTTATCAAAGCTGGTGCCCACTTCTCACTTGATGACAGAAGATGAATGGAGGGGTCTGGGGGTGCAGCAGAGCCAGGGCTGGATCCACTACATGATCCACAAGCCAG AGCCGCATATATTGCTTTTCCGAAGACCTCTTCCAAAGGATTGA
- the cimap1d gene encoding outer dense fiber protein 3-like protein 2b isoform X2, with amino-acid sequence MGEEVKKRPIIAGREKGPGPGRYALPPTIGFIGHDFTKPTSPAYSFHGRMSNNLYGVDSSPGPRYYIDAKITRFGRDGNPAYSMLGRVRGSSSKFPSTSGHFQTPGPGAYSPENAPPCNTQRRPPSYTMGSRTRYRTIDSVPAPNKYCLPALMGPQVPTKPASASYTMSGHCKLGGPSEDLAKTPGPGRYNSTDPSVYLPRQPAFSMLGRHGFPNDATLKPGPGTHNPEKVTVHKPRAPAFSLGIRHSEFVTPLVVNVAD; translated from the exons ATGGGGGAGGAGGTGAAAAAGCGCCCCATCATTGCTGGCAGAGAGAAAG GGCCAGGACCGGGGCGTTACGCTCTGCCACCAACTATTGGTTTCATCGGCCATGACTTCACCAAGCCAACCAGCCCTGCTTACTCATTCCACGGCAGAATGAGCAACAACT TGTACGGTGTTGACTCCAGTCCTGGGCCTCGGTATTACATTGATGCAAAAATCACCCGTTTCGGCAGGGATGGCAACCCCGCATACTCCATGTTGGGCAGAGTGAGAGGATCATCAAGTAAGTTCCCATCAACTTCAG GGCATTTCCAGACTCCTGGACCTGGGGCATACAGCCCTGAGAATGCTCCTCCATGCAACACCCAGCGCAGACCCCCATCCTACACTATGGGCTCCCGCACTCGCTACCGTACCATCGACTCAGTCCCTGCCCCCAACAAGTACTGTCTTCCTGCTCTCATGGGCCCCCAGGTTCCCACCAAGCCAGCCAGTGCCAGCTACACCATGTCAGGGCACTGCAAATTAGGGGGTCCCTCAGAAGACCTGGCCAAGACCCCAGGCCCTGGTAGATACAACAGTACAGATCCAAGTGTCTACCTGCCCAGGCAACCTGCTTTCTCCATGCTAGGTCGCCATGGCTTTCCCAACGATGCCACTCTGAAGCCTGGCCCTGGAACTCATAATCCTGAGAAGGTGACTGTCCACAAGCCCCGGGCTCCTGCCTTCTCTCTGGGCATCAGACACTCTGAATTTGTCACCCCACTGGTGGTCAATGTAGCTGACTGA